One window from the genome of Leptospirillum ferriphilum encodes:
- a CDS encoding type II toxin-antitoxin system RelE/ParE family toxin, protein MRMSTLVCNNGMRYYFLMIRSFADRETTKIFEGRYSSIIPQYLARPAERKLRILHRAGSLEDLRIPPGNRLEPLKGSRAGQ, encoded by the coding sequence ATGAGGATGAGTACACTTGTCTGCAATAACGGCATGCGTTATTATTTTTTGATGATCAGATCGTTCGCGGACCGGGAGACCACAAAAATTTTTGAGGGACGCTATTCCTCCATCATTCCTCAATATTTGGCCCGTCCCGCGGAGAGAAAATTGCGGATTCTCCATAGGGCAGGTTCGCTGGAGGATCTTCGCATTCCTCCGGGGAATCGCCTGGAGCCGCTGAAGGGTTCCAGAGCCGGACAAT
- a CDS encoding ATP-binding protein, protein MREVLPDPIPCDAITDRIVQKAIRVEMTGDS, encoded by the coding sequence TTGAGAGAAGTTCTCCCTGATCCCATCCCGTGTGACGCCATCACAGACCGGATTGTCCAGAAAGCGATCCGGGTGGAAATGACCGGAGACTCCTAG